Proteins from a single region of Cupriavidus sp. MP-37:
- a CDS encoding glycosyltransferase family 39 protein, translating into MRSSSTSRVVAAPSIGATASTVMLVGLLILLVWFGTLDMRHLLRSDEGRYAEIAREMVATGDWVTIRYHELKYFEKPPFHMWVTALAYTLFGVGDWQARLCVALSGMLGIGVSMLAAARWYGCRVAMLTGLVLVSAPMWNVAGHFNSLDMTLSGALACVLACMLLAQHPEATAAARRNWMLACWAAMGVAVLVKGLVGLALPGLVLVVYTLATRDWKLWRRLHLLAGIAVLLVITVPWFWLMAERNPEFLRFFFIHEHWQRYTSNVHHREGALWFFVPLLLAGFLPWLGLVPQMWQAVRERAGVARGNAPRPFQPALLAGLWAVAIFVFFSLSGSKLPGYIVPVFPALALLAGVALDTTTERAWRWQVNAMIALGVIGLVAIPFVGMMEKPGTPNAVYREFAQWLAIAFAVMLGGALLARRLLRTRGVFPSVVAYALAMFLCATVGLRAHEVMGRPSSGADLVPAISAMLAPDMPLYSVRLLDHTLPFYLRRTTILVEHPDELEFGIKQEPQKWLPTVDQFIARWQDGQRAVAIMAPQTYAALAARGVPMHKIAGDRRRVAVANFALPAQPAQPAQTQAP; encoded by the coding sequence ATGCGTAGTTCATCGACCTCGCGGGTTGTCGCCGCGCCGTCCATCGGAGCCACCGCAAGTACCGTCATGCTGGTTGGCCTGCTGATCCTGCTGGTCTGGTTCGGTACCCTGGACATGCGCCACCTGCTGCGCTCCGATGAAGGCCGTTACGCCGAGATTGCCCGCGAAATGGTCGCCACCGGCGACTGGGTCACGATCCGCTACCACGAACTCAAGTATTTCGAGAAGCCGCCCTTCCACATGTGGGTGACGGCGCTGGCCTACACCCTGTTCGGGGTCGGCGACTGGCAGGCGCGCCTGTGCGTGGCGTTGTCCGGCATGCTGGGCATCGGCGTTTCGATGCTGGCCGCGGCCCGCTGGTACGGCTGCCGCGTGGCGATGCTGACCGGGCTGGTGCTGGTGTCGGCGCCGATGTGGAATGTCGCCGGGCACTTCAATTCGCTCGACATGACGCTGTCCGGGGCCCTCGCCTGCGTGCTCGCCTGCATGCTGCTGGCCCAGCATCCCGAGGCCACGGCGGCCGCGCGCCGCAACTGGATGCTGGCGTGCTGGGCGGCGATGGGGGTGGCGGTGCTGGTCAAGGGGCTGGTCGGGCTGGCCTTGCCCGGGCTGGTGCTGGTGGTCTATACGCTGGCGACGCGCGACTGGAAGCTGTGGCGCCGCCTGCATCTGCTGGCCGGCATCGCGGTGCTGCTTGTCATCACGGTGCCGTGGTTCTGGCTGATGGCCGAACGCAATCCCGAGTTCCTGCGCTTCTTCTTTATCCACGAGCACTGGCAGCGCTATACCTCCAACGTGCACCACCGCGAGGGCGCGCTCTGGTTCTTCGTGCCGCTGCTGCTGGCCGGCTTCCTGCCGTGGCTGGGCCTGGTGCCGCAGATGTGGCAGGCGGTGCGCGAGCGCGCCGGGGTGGCGCGCGGCAATGCGCCGCGCCCGTTCCAGCCGGCGCTGCTGGCCGGACTGTGGGCGGTGGCAATCTTCGTTTTCTTCAGCCTGTCCGGCTCCAAGCTGCCGGGCTATATCGTGCCGGTCTTCCCGGCGCTGGCGCTGCTTGCCGGCGTGGCACTGGATACCACCACGGAACGCGCGTGGCGCTGGCAGGTCAATGCAATGATCGCGCTCGGCGTGATCGGGCTGGTCGCGATCCCCTTCGTCGGCATGATGGAAAAGCCGGGCACGCCCAATGCGGTGTATCGTGAGTTCGCCCAATGGCTTGCCATCGCCTTTGCCGTGATGCTGGGCGGAGCGCTGCTGGCACGCCGGCTGCTGCGCACGCGCGGGGTGTTCCCCAGCGTGGTGGCCTATGCGCTGGCCATGTTCCTCTGCGCCACGGTCGGACTGCGCGCCCACGAAGTGATGGGCCGGCCGAGCTCCGGCGCGGACCTGGTGCCTGCGATCAGCGCCATGCTGGCGCCCGACATGCCGTTGTACAGCGTGCGGCTGCTGGACCACACGCTGCCGTTTTACCTGCGTCGCACCACGATCCTGGTCGAGCATCCGGACGAACTCGAGTTCGGCATCAAACAGGAGCCGCAGAAGTGGCTGCCGACCGTCGACCAGTTCATTGCGCGCTGGCAGGACGGCCAGCGCGCGGTGGCGATCATGGCGCCGCAGACCTACGCCGCGCTGGCCGCGCGCGGCGTGCCGATGCACAAGATCGCCGGCGACCGCCGGCGCGTGGCCGTCGCCAACTTTGCCCTGCCCGCACAGCCAGCACAGCCAGCCCAGACGCAAGCACCGTAA
- a CDS encoding EamA family transporter, whose product MTLSTFAFILTGVLLNAAAQLLLKAGVNAVGAITLDRGTLLVTALRVLTQWPVLAGLTLYVVSVGVWIVGLSRVDVSIAYPMLSLGYVVNALAAWWLFGEIIGPLRVAGILLILAGVFLIARS is encoded by the coding sequence ATGACGCTTTCCACCTTTGCTTTCATCCTGACCGGCGTGCTGCTCAATGCGGCGGCGCAGCTCCTGCTCAAGGCCGGCGTCAACGCCGTCGGCGCCATCACGCTGGATCGCGGCACGCTGCTGGTCACGGCGCTGCGCGTGCTGACGCAATGGCCGGTGCTGGCCGGGCTTACGCTGTACGTGGTCAGCGTGGGCGTCTGGATCGTGGGCCTGTCGCGCGTCGATGTGTCGATCGCCTATCCGATGCTGTCGCTGGGCTACGTGGTCAATGCGCTCGCGGCATGGTGGCTGTTCGGCGAGATCATCGGCCCCTTGCGCGTGGCCGGCATCCTGCTGATACTGGCGGGCGTCTTCCTGATCGCCCGCTCCTGA